In Trichocoleus desertorum NBK24, the following are encoded in one genomic region:
- a CDS encoding pyridoxal phosphate-dependent aminotransferase → MAIFAERMSHLGTESAFEVLARAKKLEAEGKSVIHLEIGQPDFPTPANICEAACRAMREGYTGYGPAAGLLEFRKVIAEYIAATRGVEVHPDEVVVTPGAKPIIFFTILTLVNAGDEVIYPNPGFPVYESVINFVGAKAVPLPLREEVDFRFRIEDLANAISERTKLLIINSPQNPTGGLLTAEDLAAIADLADKHDFYVLSDEVYSRMVYEEEHQSIFSLPGMQARTILLDGHSKTYAMTGWRLGYGVAPQAIAEKMVQLMINSNSCTCSFTQIAGMEALTGPQDAVEQMMAEFKQRRDVIVEGLNAIVGIQCRQPAGAFYVFPNVKQLPLSSDALADYLLQEAGVAVLSGTAFGQYGDGYLRLSYANSLENIHEALERIKIAVGKLK, encoded by the coding sequence ATGGCAATATTTGCGGAACGTATGAGCCATCTGGGTACTGAATCTGCCTTTGAGGTACTTGCTAGAGCTAAAAAGCTGGAAGCTGAGGGCAAAAGTGTGATCCATTTGGAGATTGGTCAGCCTGATTTTCCAACTCCTGCCAATATCTGTGAAGCAGCTTGCCGAGCGATGCGAGAAGGATATACAGGCTACGGTCCTGCGGCAGGGTTGCTAGAGTTTCGCAAAGTAATTGCTGAATATATTGCCGCTACTAGAGGCGTTGAGGTTCATCCAGATGAAGTTGTCGTGACTCCTGGAGCTAAACCGATTATCTTTTTCACGATTTTGACGCTGGTGAATGCAGGAGATGAAGTTATTTATCCCAATCCAGGCTTCCCAGTTTATGAATCGGTGATCAACTTTGTTGGAGCTAAAGCTGTACCTTTGCCGTTACGCGAAGAAGTAGACTTTCGCTTTCGGATTGAGGATTTAGCTAATGCCATTTCCGAGCGCACTAAACTATTGATTATTAATTCTCCCCAAAACCCGACTGGGGGGCTATTGACCGCAGAGGATTTGGCTGCGATCGCAGACTTAGCCGATAAACACGATTTCTATGTGCTCTCCGACGAAGTTTATTCCCGGATGGTCTACGAAGAGGAGCATCAAAGTATCTTCAGTTTGCCAGGGATGCAAGCGCGGACTATTTTGCTGGATGGTCACTCTAAAACCTATGCCATGACGGGTTGGCGCTTAGGATATGGGGTCGCTCCCCAGGCGATCGCGGAAAAGATGGTGCAATTGATGATTAATTCTAATTCTTGCACCTGTTCGTTTACCCAAATTGCGGGGATGGAAGCGCTAACCGGCCCACAGGACGCGGTTGAGCAAATGATGGCTGAGTTTAAACAACGGCGAGATGTGATTGTCGAGGGATTGAATGCGATCGTCGGAATCCAATGCCGCCAACCCGCAGGCGCTTTCTACGTGTTCCCCAATGTCAAGCAATTACCGCTTTCTTCTGATGCTCTAGCTGATTATCTTTTGCAGGAAGCAGGCGTTGCCGTCCTCTCAGGAACTGCCTTTGGTCAATATGGAGATGGCTACTTAAGACTTTCCTATGCCAATTCTCTAGAAAATATCCATGAAGCGTTGGAACGAATTAAAATCGCGGTGGGTAAGCTGAAGTAG
- a CDS encoding ABC transporter ATP-binding protein: protein MKYRNLYTGLYTGLQRRLQGLSQSLNLFQYGGRAVELVWSTNHRLTIALALFTLIAGLLPGAIAYVGKLIIDSVVAASQSKLLDDRWNALGYLGLEAIAVALLAGSKQGLTLCQSLLRVLLGQKVNVLILKKALTLDMAHFEDSEFYDKMTRARREASSRPLSLVGRTFGLVQDSLALITYGGLLLNFSIGAVFVLMLAAVPAFIAETRFAGQAFRLFRWRAPETREQTYLETLIAREDFAMEVKLFQLGPLLLTRYQEIFHRLYDEDRSLTIRRGLWGYVLGLLSTAAFYAAYTWIVIEAIAGRISLGDLTMYLVVFRQGQTTFSSALSSIGGMFEDSLYLSNLYEFLEQEIPQPAGTAQRGPVPGDGIRFENVSFTYPGNTQPALNNVSFHLKPGEKMAIVGENGSGKTTLIKLLTRLYSPTSGRIFLDGLDLEAWDTEVLQRRIGVIFQNFVRYQFTVGENVGVGDVEHITDSPRWEVAADKSMALPFIQEMAEGFQTQLGRWFKGGRELSGGQWQKIALSRAFMRTGADILVLDEPTSAMDAEAEVQIFNHFRTVTEHQMAILISHRFSTVRMADWIVVLSAGELIEQGSHQDLLQAGGRYAHLFSLQAAGYQ from the coding sequence ATGAAGTATCGTAACCTTTACACTGGGCTTTACACGGGCTTGCAACGGCGCTTGCAGGGGCTATCCCAATCGCTGAATTTGTTTCAATATGGTGGCCGTGCTGTAGAGCTGGTTTGGTCAACCAATCACCGCTTGACGATCGCCTTGGCTCTTTTTACTCTAATTGCGGGGTTACTCCCTGGCGCGATCGCCTATGTCGGCAAACTCATTATTGATAGTGTGGTTGCAGCGTCGCAATCGAAATTGCTAGACGATCGCTGGAACGCACTAGGATACCTCGGCCTAGAAGCGATCGCGGTCGCTTTGTTAGCGGGTAGTAAGCAAGGACTCACGCTCTGTCAGTCATTGCTGCGGGTGCTGTTGGGGCAGAAAGTGAATGTGCTGATTCTCAAGAAAGCCCTCACTTTGGATATGGCGCATTTTGAGGACTCCGAGTTTTACGACAAAATGACCCGTGCCCGCCGGGAAGCTTCGAGCCGTCCCTTAAGCTTGGTAGGGCGAACCTTTGGGCTGGTGCAAGATAGCTTAGCGCTGATTACCTATGGCGGGTTGCTGCTGAACTTCTCCATTGGAGCCGTCTTTGTGCTGATGTTGGCGGCTGTGCCTGCCTTTATCGCTGAGACTCGCTTTGCAGGGCAAGCTTTCCGGTTGTTTCGTTGGCGTGCCCCAGAAACCAGAGAGCAAACGTACCTGGAAACCTTGATTGCCCGTGAAGACTTTGCGATGGAGGTGAAGCTGTTTCAGTTGGGGCCGTTGCTCTTGACTCGCTATCAAGAGATCTTCCATCGCCTTTATGACGAAGACCGCAGTTTAACCATTCGGCGCGGTCTTTGGGGCTATGTGCTGGGATTGCTCAGTACGGCAGCTTTTTATGCAGCTTATACCTGGATTGTGATTGAGGCGATCGCGGGACGGATCTCTTTGGGCGATTTGACCATGTATTTGGTGGTGTTTCGCCAAGGTCAGACTACCTTTTCCTCGGCCCTAAGTTCCATCGGTGGTATGTTCGAGGACTCTCTTTATCTTTCTAATTTGTATGAGTTTTTAGAACAAGAGATTCCTCAGCCTGCGGGAACTGCTCAGCGGGGGCCAGTCCCCGGAGATGGAATTCGGTTTGAAAATGTCTCTTTTACTTATCCCGGCAATACCCAACCTGCTTTAAACAACGTTTCTTTCCATCTCAAGCCCGGAGAAAAGATGGCGATCGTGGGTGAAAATGGTTCTGGCAAAACCACACTAATCAAGCTACTCACCCGCCTCTACAGCCCTACCTCAGGCCGTATTTTTCTCGATGGTCTAGATTTAGAAGCTTGGGATACAGAAGTGCTCCAACGTCGCATCGGCGTGATCTTTCAGAACTTTGTCCGCTACCAATTTACGGTAGGGGAGAATGTGGGCGTGGGAGATGTGGAACATATCACTGATTCACCGCGCTGGGAAGTTGCCGCCGACAAGAGTATGGCCTTGCCCTTTATTCAAGAAATGGCAGAAGGATTTCAAACTCAGCTAGGTCGGTGGTTTAAAGGGGGCCGGGAGTTGTCGGGTGGACAGTGGCAGAAGATCGCTTTGTCTCGCGCTTTTATGCGGACAGGAGCCGATATTCTGGTTTTAGATGAGCCTACATCAGCGATGGATGCGGAAGCGGAGGTGCAAATCTTCAATCACTTCCGTACCGTGACTGAGCACCAAATGGCAATTTTGATCTCTCACCGTTTCTCGACCGTGCGCATGGCTGATTGGATTGTAGTGCTATCGGCTGGGGAACTGATTGAGCAAGGCAGCCATCAAGACTTGTTACAAGCAGGCGGGCGCTATGCTCATTTGTTCTCTTTGCAAGCAGCGGGTTATCAGTAA
- a CDS encoding DUF6464 family protein, translating into MAFFRSLFRHSTRALMRYNNYCLLSIMFANLCLALQAGSPGLITGIVVGSSLLYLPLSLVNLWWQWQQYKVRLAQLNAEFRTQLAASYPKPLGNPQCAYSARSPHIRCAVHPYGPCEGCLDFVPRP; encoded by the coding sequence ATGGCATTTTTTCGATCTCTATTTCGACACTCAACTCGCGCCTTAATGCGGTACAACAACTACTGCTTGCTCAGCATCATGTTTGCCAATCTCTGTTTGGCCTTGCAAGCAGGCTCGCCCGGATTAATTACGGGAATCGTTGTTGGTAGCTCTCTCCTTTATTTACCGTTGAGTTTGGTGAATCTTTGGTGGCAGTGGCAGCAATATAAAGTGCGACTTGCCCAGCTTAACGCTGAGTTTCGGACTCAACTTGCCGCCTCGTACCCAAAACCCTTAGGTAATCCTCAGTGCGCGTACTCAGCGCGATCGCCCCATATTAGATGTGCAGTCCATCCCTACGGCCCTTGTGAAGGTTGCTTAGACTTCGTACCTCGGCCATAA
- a CDS encoding NAD-dependent epimerase/dehydratase family protein: MDKILVTGAQGQLGSDLVTALRRIYGIEQVVESGRSPPHPESNSLLYRVLDVTDHQQLQAIVEQEQIKTIYHLAGVLSAKGEQQPDRCWDVNINGLRNILEAAKTYQLKVFFPSSIAVFGPHTPKLDTPQVTVEDPSTIYGITKVTGELLCHYYAHRFEVDVRSLRLPGIISYSAPPGGGTTDFAVEIFAAALQYGTYTCFVRPETRLPMMYAPDAIRAILELMSAESSSIKIRSSYNITAVSFSAAELVAEIQKHLPHFTCRYAPDFRQAIADSWPAVIDDSRARADWGWRHQYDLSAIVVDMLEKLSQRIEVKSQKPAVRS, from the coding sequence ATGGATAAAATCTTAGTAACTGGGGCGCAAGGGCAACTAGGCAGTGATTTGGTGACAGCTCTGCGTCGGATCTATGGGATAGAGCAGGTTGTGGAGAGTGGGCGATCGCCACCTCATCCTGAAAGTAATTCTCTCTTATATCGAGTCCTGGATGTTACTGATCATCAGCAACTACAAGCGATCGTTGAACAAGAGCAGATTAAAACGATCTATCATCTTGCTGGAGTGCTCTCAGCCAAAGGCGAACAACAGCCCGATCGCTGCTGGGATGTGAATATCAACGGTTTGAGAAACATTTTAGAAGCCGCCAAAACATATCAATTAAAAGTCTTTTTTCCTAGCTCGATCGCGGTCTTTGGGCCTCACACTCCCAAACTAGATACACCCCAAGTCACAGTTGAAGATCCCTCGACGATCTACGGCATCACTAAAGTTACTGGCGAACTGCTCTGTCATTACTACGCCCATCGCTTTGAAGTTGATGTTCGGAGTTTGCGCCTACCAGGCATCATCAGCTATAGCGCTCCTCCCGGAGGCGGCACCACAGATTTTGCCGTAGAGATCTTTGCGGCAGCACTTCAATACGGCACCTACACTTGCTTTGTGCGGCCAGAAACTCGGCTACCCATGATGTATGCACCTGACGCAATCAGAGCCATTCTAGAGCTAATGTCAGCCGAGTCATCCTCAATAAAAATCCGCTCTAGCTACAACATCACTGCCGTAAGTTTTTCTGCCGCAGAACTAGTTGCCGAGATCCAAAAACATCTCCCTCATTTTACTTGTCGCTACGCACCTGATTTCCGTCAGGCGATCGCCGACTCTTGGCCAGCTGTAATTGATGACTCACGCGCCAGAGCTGATTGGGGCTGGAGACATCAGTATGACCTATCTGCGATCGTGGTCGATATGTTAGAAAAGCTCTCGCAAAGAATAGAAGTCAAGAGTCAGAAGCCAGCGGTGAGGAGCTAA
- a CDS encoding 2OG-Fe dioxygenase family protein: protein MLNLSKPKEFDCLASYILEMVTAVRVDQLKPFFDTLPPDPYLAGNYRFRRLSHFQIEGDRLIKLPHRRLFQSKAYNPLLGDVAREYAELDDGLIELEDFQKIIWEFFQFCQLCTPHKEVAVHQIRTTATSQRVGNPAPEGIHRDGVDLVGIFSVNRARIEGGETHLYKDKQGSPAFTKVLNPGEFLVFRDDQYFHFTSSVSAIAPEDGERDVFVFTCPGLFPPE, encoded by the coding sequence ATGCTGAACTTATCCAAGCCTAAAGAGTTTGATTGCTTAGCCAGCTACATCCTAGAAATGGTAACGGCTGTTCGAGTCGATCAACTCAAGCCATTCTTTGACACGCTGCCACCCGACCCCTATTTAGCTGGTAACTACCGCTTTAGGCGCTTATCTCATTTCCAAATTGAAGGCGATCGCTTGATTAAACTCCCTCATCGACGTTTATTTCAGTCGAAAGCTTACAATCCTTTACTGGGTGATGTAGCCAGAGAATACGCGGAGCTGGATGATGGCTTAATTGAGCTAGAAGACTTTCAAAAAATCATTTGGGAATTTTTCCAGTTTTGCCAACTTTGCACCCCTCACAAAGAAGTTGCCGTCCACCAAATTAGAACCACCGCCACCTCTCAACGAGTCGGAAATCCAGCCCCAGAAGGCATTCACCGCGATGGCGTTGATTTAGTGGGTATCTTTTCTGTAAATCGTGCCCGTATTGAAGGCGGAGAAACCCATCTCTACAAAGATAAACAGGGTAGCCCAGCTTTTACAAAGGTGCTTAATCCAGGTGAGTTTCTCGTATTCAGAGATGATCAGTACTTCCATTTCACTTCCTCGGTAAGCGCGATCGCCCCTGAAGACGGAGAGCGGGATGTCTTTGTCTTCACCTGTCCTGGCCTCTTTCCACCGGAATAA
- a CDS encoding cysteine desulfurase-like protein, with product MIALDLNWIRSKFPALTQEINGQPAIFCDGPGGTQVPKTVVDVISGYLLTSNANAHGAFATSHRTDTLIAAARSAVADFLNCGSDEVVFGANMTTLTYSISRAIGRVLQSGDEIIVTTLDHYANVCAWEALAERGIVVRTVDMHPEDCTLNWQELTRSLNERTKLVAVGYASNAVGTINDIAKITQLAHQVGAWVFVDAVHYAPHGAIDVQALDCDFLVCSAYKFFGPHLGILYAKREHLAQIQPYKVLPAPDEVPSRWETGTQNYEGMAGLLATLGYLTELGHRVDPAVQNRRAALAAVTSAIHTYEAELSQALLRGLLEIPGVTVYGITDLNRLSERTPTFGIRINGYTPYELATQLGDRGIFTWHGHFYALGVIERLGLAASGGLLRIGMVHYNTIDEVNRLLQTLQEIAEARSQKPEVRSQVLGVRSSIF from the coding sequence ATGATTGCCCTTGACCTCAACTGGATTCGGTCAAAGTTTCCAGCCTTGACTCAAGAAATCAACGGTCAACCCGCGATCTTCTGCGACGGACCCGGTGGTACACAAGTGCCAAAGACAGTGGTAGATGTCATCAGTGGCTACCTACTCACCTCCAATGCCAACGCTCATGGTGCTTTTGCTACGAGCCATCGGACAGATACACTGATTGCCGCCGCTCGGAGTGCTGTGGCTGACTTTCTCAACTGTGGCAGTGATGAAGTCGTGTTTGGGGCTAACATGACGACTCTCACCTACTCTATCAGTCGGGCGATCGGTCGAGTGCTGCAATCCGGAGATGAGATCATTGTCACCACTCTTGACCACTACGCTAATGTTTGTGCCTGGGAAGCTTTAGCAGAACGGGGCATTGTGGTTCGCACGGTGGATATGCATCCTGAGGATTGCACCCTGAATTGGCAGGAGTTGACGCGATCGCTGAATGAACGCACTAAATTAGTTGCAGTTGGCTATGCCTCTAACGCGGTCGGCACGATTAACGACATTGCCAAAATCACGCAACTCGCTCATCAAGTTGGGGCTTGGGTATTTGTAGATGCGGTTCACTATGCTCCTCACGGCGCGATCGATGTGCAAGCTCTAGATTGTGACTTTCTCGTCTGCTCCGCTTACAAATTCTTTGGGCCGCACCTGGGGATTCTCTATGCCAAGCGAGAACATCTGGCACAGATCCAACCTTACAAGGTCTTGCCCGCTCCAGATGAGGTGCCATCCCGTTGGGAAACTGGAACCCAAAACTATGAAGGCATGGCAGGCTTACTGGCGACCTTAGGGTACTTAACTGAACTAGGACATCGAGTTGATCCAGCTGTGCAAAATCGTCGAGCGGCGCTAGCTGCTGTTACATCTGCAATTCACACTTATGAAGCAGAACTGAGCCAAGCCTTATTGCGGGGTTTATTGGAGATTCCTGGTGTCACTGTCTACGGCATCACTGATCTAAATCGCTTGTCTGAACGAACTCCCACTTTCGGTATCCGGATCAACGGCTACACACCTTACGAACTCGCAACGCAACTGGGCGATCGCGGCATCTTTACCTGGCATGGTCATTTCTATGCTTTGGGCGTCATCGAGCGGCTAGGGCTGGCGGCTAGCGGTGGTTTGCTAAGAATTGGCATGGTTCACTACAACACGATAGATGAGGTGAATCGACTGCTACAGACATTGCAGGAGATCGCCGAGGCCAGAAGTCAGAAGCCAGAAGTCAGGAGCCAGGTGTTAGGAGTCAGAAGTTCTATTTTTTAG
- a CDS encoding response regulator, protein MSHILLIDDEAPLRDSLTYTLQKEGFQVTTAADGREAIKQFHKQVPDLLLLDLMLPEVDGMEVCWRLRAFSDVPIVMLTAKDEDLDKAIGLDAGADDYITKPFSTRELIARIKAVLSRRGK, encoded by the coding sequence ATGTCCCATATTTTGCTGATTGACGATGAAGCTCCTTTGCGGGATAGCCTGACTTATACCTTGCAGAAAGAAGGCTTTCAAGTCACTACTGCTGCGGATGGCCGTGAGGCAATAAAGCAGTTTCACAAGCAGGTGCCAGACCTGCTGCTACTTGATTTGATGTTGCCAGAGGTAGATGGGATGGAAGTCTGTTGGCGATTGCGCGCGTTCTCAGATGTACCCATTGTCATGCTTACTGCCAAAGACGAAGACCTCGATAAAGCCATTGGGCTAGACGCAGGGGCAGATGACTATATTACAAAGCCATTTAGTACTCGTGAGCTAATTGCTCGCATCAAAGCGGTGCTCAGTCGTCGTGGCAAGTAA
- a CDS encoding DUF389 domain-containing protein, translated as MLSVMFKGIRDRLNHFKARRTEALQPKRLQTELLEESKLGISYLILIIGSCAIATLGLLANSTAVIIGAMIIAPLMLPIRGLAFGALKGDIHLFQQGLLAVSVGTLLAASLAWVLAMMVGLPSYGSEIISRSEPTLIDLGIAVAAGSISGYAKVQPKISESLAGTAIAVALMPPVCVIGLGLAQGNWSLSWGATLLYLTNLLGITLSCMLTFLLAGYMPFHQARKALGWAFAFTAALLLPLSVGFAELIRQSRLENSLRTALVNRTVTFQRLELLSINTNWLTKPPQVRVTVRSQGPVTAKQVRLLEAFIEREMGQPFTLIFTVSQVEEVTRDEPKRSPAQP; from the coding sequence ATGCTATCAGTAATGTTTAAGGGGATTCGCGATCGCCTGAACCACTTCAAAGCTCGAAGAACTGAAGCGCTGCAACCGAAGCGGCTACAAACAGAGCTGTTGGAAGAATCTAAGCTGGGGATCTCCTACTTAATCCTGATTATTGGCTCCTGTGCGATCGCCACCTTAGGATTGCTAGCCAACAGCACTGCTGTAATTATCGGCGCGATGATTATTGCTCCCTTGATGTTACCCATCCGAGGGCTGGCTTTTGGAGCCTTAAAGGGGGATATTCATCTCTTTCAGCAAGGATTGCTTGCCGTTAGCGTAGGCACTTTATTAGCGGCTAGCCTAGCCTGGGTCTTAGCCATGATGGTAGGACTACCCAGCTATGGCAGCGAAATTATCTCTCGCTCAGAACCCACCCTCATCGATCTAGGAATTGCGGTGGCCGCTGGCAGCATTAGTGGCTATGCCAAAGTGCAACCCAAAATTTCCGAAAGTCTAGCAGGAACCGCGATCGCTGTAGCCTTAATGCCGCCTGTTTGTGTGATAGGGCTAGGCTTAGCTCAAGGAAACTGGTCGCTTAGTTGGGGAGCGACCCTACTCTACCTAACCAACCTGTTGGGCATCACGCTCTCTTGTATGCTGACGTTTCTTTTAGCAGGCTATATGCCGTTCCACCAAGCTCGCAAAGCTTTAGGTTGGGCATTTGCATTTACAGCCGCGTTGCTGCTGCCCTTGAGTGTGGGCTTTGCTGAACTGATCAGACAATCCCGTTTGGAAAATAGCCTTCGCACCGCCTTAGTGAACCGAACCGTTACTTTTCAGCGATTAGAATTGTTAAGCATCAACACCAACTGGTTAACGAAGCCACCGCAGGTCCGGGTAACAGTGCGATCGCAAGGCCCAGTGACGGCAAAGCAAGTCCGCCTCTTAGAAGCCTTTATCGAGCGGGAAATGGGACAACCTTTCACATTGATTTTTACGGTGAGCCAGGTCGAAGAAGTGACTCGTGACGAACCCAAGCGATCGCCTGCTCAGCCCTAA
- the kbl gene encoding glycine C-acetyltransferase: protein MFTSKAIFQALLDEIHQSGLSKEERVLTTPQGAKITVQGGRKVLNFCANNYLGLANHPDVVEAAQVGVTKYGFGLSSGRFICGTQSIHKELEAKIADFLDMEDTILYTSCFDANGGLFETILDADAAVISDALNHASIIDGIRLCKAKRYRYSHSDMQELEQILQQAQTAKIRLIATDGVFSMDGEIATLEQICDLAEKYDALVMVDDSHATGVLGANGRGSIEHCGVMGRVDIVTSTLGKALGGASGGFTAAHKLIVDLLRQRSRPYLFSNTLAPAITYASIRVFDLLNETSELRDRLMENTHYFRQQMSDRGFEIKPGTHPIVPIMLYEATLAKAMAQDLLNEGIYVIGFSYPVVPQGQARIRVQLSAAHTQAHLDRCIDAFARVGKKHGVI, encoded by the coding sequence ATGTTTACCTCTAAAGCTATCTTTCAAGCTCTCTTAGATGAGATCCACCAATCAGGTCTGAGTAAGGAAGAACGAGTACTTACAACGCCACAAGGAGCTAAGATTACTGTTCAGGGTGGCAGGAAGGTACTGAACTTCTGCGCTAACAACTACTTGGGATTAGCCAATCATCCCGATGTAGTAGAAGCGGCGCAAGTGGGAGTTACCAAGTATGGTTTTGGTCTCTCCTCTGGACGCTTTATTTGTGGAACTCAGAGCATCCATAAGGAACTAGAGGCTAAAATTGCAGACTTTTTGGACATGGAGGATACGATTCTTTATACCTCTTGTTTTGATGCCAACGGAGGGTTATTTGAGACTATCCTTGATGCTGACGCTGCGGTAATCAGCGATGCCTTGAACCATGCCAGCATCATTGATGGCATTCGGCTATGCAAAGCCAAGCGATATCGCTATTCGCACAGTGATATGCAGGAGCTAGAGCAAATACTTCAGCAGGCCCAAACCGCTAAGATTCGGCTGATTGCCACAGATGGTGTGTTTAGCATGGATGGAGAGATCGCCACGCTAGAGCAGATCTGTGACTTAGCTGAGAAGTATGATGCCTTGGTCATGGTGGATGATAGCCACGCTACTGGAGTCTTAGGAGCGAATGGGCGGGGATCAATCGAACATTGTGGTGTGATGGGGAGAGTAGATATCGTCACCAGCACTTTAGGAAAGGCGCTAGGAGGAGCCTCTGGTGGCTTTACTGCTGCTCACAAACTCATTGTGGATTTGTTACGACAGCGATCGCGACCTTATCTGTTCTCAAATACCTTAGCTCCTGCCATTACCTACGCCAGTATCCGTGTCTTCGATTTGCTCAACGAAACCAGCGAGTTACGCGATCGCCTAATGGAGAACACCCATTACTTTCGGCAACAGATGAGCGATCGCGGATTTGAGATTAAACCGGGTACCCATCCGATTGTGCCCATCATGCTCTATGAAGCCACCTTAGCCAAGGCTATGGCACAGGATTTGTTGAACGAAGGCATCTATGTGATTGGTTTTAGTTATCCTGTAGTGCCTCAAGGCCAAGCCCGCATTCGGGTTCAGCTCTCCGCCGCTCATACTCAAGCACATCTTGATCGTTGCATTGATGCGTTTGCACGAGTCGGCAAAAAACATGGCGTGATTTAG